The DNA region CTCTCCTCAGGGCAAACAGGCTCGATGAGGCCGTATCAACTCTTGACAAGGCTCTCGCGGTCAAGGAGGCCCCGCTCAGCCCAGCCCAGCAGCTCGCTGCTAAACACGCCAAGGGCAACGCCCTCTACAGAATGCAGAAGCTGCCCGAGGCTGTCCAGGTCTTCGATGAGGTGCTGAGCCAGGTCCCGGACGTGTCCGTTTTTCTTCTCAAGGGCAACGCCCTGATGCTCCAGAGGAAATATTCCGAGGCCCTCACCCAGTACGAGAACGCCCTCCGCTATGACCCACGGAACGGCAGCGCCTGGAACAACCGTGGTAACGCCCTGTTGAACATGGACAAAAAGGAGGAGGCGATATACTGCTTCGACCAGGCAATAAAATTCGACCCCCAGAACGCAGAGCCTTGGAATAATAAGGGCATCGCGCTGAGCCGGCTGAACCGTCTTCCGGAAGCGCTGAAGTGCTTTGAAAAGGCTCTGGAACTCGACCCCCGGCACCTTGATGCGATGTTGAACAAGGGCAATACCCTCTCGAAGCTTGGAAAGCACACCGAGGCCATAAAGTGCTTCGACCAGCTCCTCGCCCACGACCCAAACAACGTGATAGCCCTGAATAACAAAGCCAACGCCTTGGCGCGCATGGGCAAGACTGAAGAGGCCCTCCAGGCTTACGACAGGGCGACAGCGCTCGCGCCGAACTTCGAGCTCGCGCAGGTGAACAAGGGGAACACATTGATGGCCGTCGAGCGCTATGAGGAGGCCAAGAGGTGCTTCGAAAAGGCCCTGGAACTAAATCCGAAGAACGCCCACGCATGGTTCAGTCGTGGGAGCATACTGCAGAAGCTCAAAGCGTCTCCAGAAGAGGCTCTGAAAAACATAGACGCAGCCCTATCCCTCGACCCGAAACATGTAGAAGCTTGGAACACCAGGGGCGATATACTACTTGAGGCGAAGAGGTTCGATGAGGCGATTCAGTGCTACGATACCGTCCTGAAGCTCCAGCCGGACAACGTCTCGGCCTGGTACCACAGGGGCAGTGCCCTCTCGCAGAAGGGGAACCACGCAGAGGCCATAGCCGCCCTTGACAAAGCCACCGATCTGGACGAGGACTACATCGATGCCTGGAACCTAAAGGGGCATATCTGGCACACGCTGGGCGAGATGGAGAAGGCAATATTCAACTTCGACAAGGTTACCGAGCTAGACCCGGGACACGTCGAGGCCTGGGACAACAAGGGCGTTGCGTACTACTCAATGGGCAGAATTCACGACGCTATCAAGTGCTTCGAGAAGTGTGTGGCCATAGATCCCAGGTACGAGAAGGGCTGGTACAATATGGCTTCGGCCTACAGCTCGCAGGGCAAAGTCGAGGAGGCCCTGAAGTGCTATGAAAAGGCGATTGAAATCAAGCCGGACTATGGGAAAGCCTGGAACAACATGGGCAACCTTCTTTATTCTATAGACAGGCTTGACGAGGCCCTCCGGTGCTTCGATCGCGCTCTCACCATCGACTCAACCTACGAGAAGGCCTGGAATAACAAAGGCAACATCCTGCTCACAAAAGGGCAGACGGAGGAGGCTCTGGCCTGCTTCAACCGCGCCCTAGAGCTCGACCCGAAGTACGTGAAGGCGTGGAACAACAAGGGGAGCGCCCTATTCAATTTGGGGAGAGTAGAGGAGTCGTTGGAGTGCTTTAGAGAGGCCTTGAAGCTGAAAAAGGACTACGACAAGGCTTGGTACAACGCCGGCGCGGCGCTGCACAAGATGGGCAAGTCGGAGGAGGCCATAGCCTGCTTCGACAAGGCGATAGAGCTGAGGCCGAAGTACGACGAGGCATGGTACAACAAAGGCGCCGCCCTCTTCAAGCTCGGCCGGGTGAAGGAGGCGGTAGAGTGCTTTGAAGAAACGCTCAAGCTCAACCCTAGATTTGACGAGGCCTGGTACAATCTAGGCAATGCGAAGTACTATCTGGGCAGCACCCTGGAGGCCCTGAAGGCGCTCGACCGGGCGCTCGAGATAAACCCCGAGTATCAGGAAGCCATCCGAATTCGGACCGAGTGCCTCGAGACTTTGGAGAAGGCAGGAAGGATGTACGAGTACTGGAGGGAGAAGGGCAACATTCTCGCGGAGGCGGGAAAGGACACGGAGGCCCTCACCTGTTACAACAAGGCTCTGGACCTAAAGAAGGACGACGACAGGACCTGGTTCTTCAAGGGGAAGCTGCAGGCTAAAATGGGGAGGCACGAGCAGGCCGTGCAGTCATTTGACAAGGTGCTGGCGATAAAACCTGACGACAGAGAGGCCTGGTACGGGAAGGCGGAGTCTCTGGTGGCCTCGGGAAGGGTGGCGGAGGCGATCATTTGCTACGACAAAGTGATCGAGCTCGACCCCCAGAACGAGCAGGCCTGGCTGAACAAAGGAATGGCGCTCATCAAGCTGGGCCGAATAGAAGACGGGATGCAGTGCTTCCAAAAGATGATCGAGCTCACGCCCGAGGACCACCTGGGCTGGCACTACATGGGCCTCGGCCTTGCTGCGACGGGCAGAAAGGCAGACGCAGTCACCTACTTTTCCAGAGCGCTAGATCTGAACCCCAGCGCGCTCGACACGTGGTTCCAGAAGGGCCTAGCGCTCCGGGACCTAGGAAAAACTGACGAAGCGATCGCGGCTCTGAACAAGGTCGTTGAGCTGAAGCCTGAGCATTCCGAGGGCTGGACCGCTCTCGGCGAGCTGTTGATGAAAGCGGAGAAGTGGGAGGGTGCGAGCAAAGCCTTCGAGAAGGCGATCACTGCAAACGAGATGAACCCGCGGGCCTGGTTCGGAAAGGGAATGGTCCAGCTCAATCACGGCAACGCGCAGGCCGCTAGTGAGGCTCTTCAGAGGGCGCTAGAGCTGAAGCCGGACTTCGGCGAGGCCTGGAGCGGCATGGGGATGGCATACCTAAAGAGCGGGAACGCGGGGTCGGCGCTGGAGTGCTTCGAGAAGGCGGTGAAGCTTGCGCCGGGCTACGCGGAGGGCTGGTCCGGCTACGGCAGCGCGCTCTTTGCGCTAGGCCGCCTGGACGAGGCTATCAAGGCCTTTGACACCGCCATATCCATCAACCCGAACTTCGAGAAGGCCTGGGCCAACAAGGCGACGGCATTGGTCAAAGCCGGCAAGGCTCCGATGGCTTTAATAGCACTTGACAAGGCGACTGAGATAAAGCCGGATTATGAGAAGGCCTGGGCGGACAAGGGCAATGTGCTCCTTTCTCTGGGAAGAACGGAGGACGCCTTGGCGGCCTTCAACCGGGCGCTGACGCTCAACCCCCGCAGCGACAAGACCTGGCTAGCGGTCGGTCAGGCCCTCCAGACTATGGGCAAGCACAAGGAGGCGGTGGCGGCCCTCGATAAGGCTATAGGAATCAAGCCGGAGAGCGAACGAGCGTGGCTCGAGAAGGGGAACGCCCTCCAGGCGATGGGGAACCACGACGCTGCCATTCAGGCCTACAATCGAGCGCTGGAGCTGAAGCCTGACAACGCAAAGGCTTGGCTGGGGCGGGGCCTTGCCTACGCCGACCTTACGGAGTACGGGGACGCGCTCAAGAGCCTCGAGAAGGCCCTCGAGCTGAAGCCTGAGGACGACAGGGTCTGGATGGAGAGAGGAAAAGTTCTGATGGCGATGGAGCGGTATGATGAGGCCGCGACGAGCCTTGCGAAGGCAATAGAGCTGAACAGAGCAAACGCTCAGGCCTGGTTCCTGAGCGCAACGCTGCTGGCGAAGCAGGGAATGGCCGAGGATGCGATCGCCGCGCTCAATCAGGCGCTCGAGGCTGACCCCGCCCATGCCGATGCGCTCCTGGAAAAGGCGAAGCTCGCGATGCAGCTCCGTAGGGGAGACGAGGCTCTGAAGGCCCTGTACAGGTTCGTGGAGGTGAGGAAGGAGAGCGCCGAGGGCTGGCTTCTTCTGGGCGCAGCGCTCTACGAGAATGGGCAGAGGGAGGAGGCGCTGGGGGCGCTGGACAGGGTGGTCCAACTAGACACAAGCCATGCCCGCGCTTGGGCGCTACGTGGCAAGATACTACAGGAACTCGAGAGGAGCGAAGAGGCCCTGAAGTCCTTCGAGAGGGCTGCGGAGCTCGAGCCAGACATGGAGGAGGCATGGCTCGGCATGGCCGACATACAAACTCGGGCTGGAAAGGCTGAGGAGGCGGTCCGGACGCTGAAGAAGGCGCTGGACAGGAACCCGAAGAGCGAAAGGGCATGGCTGGCGACCGCGGTGGCACTGAGGAAGCTGGGTCGTGTGAAGGACGCGATGAAGTGCGTAGAGCGGGTTCTCAAAATAAATCCGCGCAACGAGAGGGCTATAGAAATGAGGGAGCTGCTCGAGAGCGAGGAGGAGGAGGCTGGCGGGGCGGGGCCCGAGGCAGCTCCCACGGTGCCCGAGCCTGCGCCCACTACAAGCAAGGAGGGCCGCGAGAGGAGCGGCCCCGCGGCCCCAGAGCCATCAGGGCCTGTGGCTGCGGGGGAGGCCCAAAGGCGTGAGGGAACAGGAGCCTCGTCGCCATCGGCTGGACCTGGAGCCGTTCAGGCCGCCCCCGGCCCGCGCGGGGCCGATGTGAGAGACGATTTCGAGAGCATCGAGACTGTGGAGATGGAGTGAGGATGTGCGCTGAAAGACCGGATGTGGGCGAAGAGGGGGAAGCCGGAGGCCCCCGGGGAACCGAAGGCTTTAAAGCCCACACAGCGGTAATGGCGAATTCCCCACTAGGAACAATGGGGGAGCGCAGGTGAGAGGGAGACTAGTAAGGTGGTGGACACTCGGGCTCATGCCAGTTCTGCAGGCCCAGCCCCCGGACTTTGATGGAGAGGAGCCGCCGCCCCAGAGAAGGGAGCAACCTCCTCCGGAGGGACATGACGATTTCGAGGAGGTGCCGCCCCCTCCCCCCGGCGGGCCGGCTGAGAAGGCAACCTCTCCCCCATCTGGACCGGTACCGGCGCCCGCGGGGCCTGCAGAATTCGAGGAGGCTCCACCGCCGGCCCCCGGCCAGTCCGGAGCCCCAGCCCCGGAGAGTCCTGAAGAGTTACCGCCCTCTCCTCCTCCGCCCCAGCCGGCCGCGCCCGGGGAACCTGTGGAGTTCGAGGAAGCGCCTTCACGTCCCCCAGCGCCCGAAGCGTCCATGGAGTTCACGGAGGCTCCGGGTCCCGGTCCCTCGAGAGAAGCTCCACCACCCGAGGAGTTCGAGGAGGCCCCGGCCCCCGGACCTCCCGAGCAACCCGCAGTCCCTCCGCCGGAAGCTCCCTCCCCGGCAGTCACCCCCAGGGGCCCCGAGGAGGCTCTACCGGGCGAGCCGGAGGTATTCGAAGTGAAGGCCGAGGAGGCGCCGCCGGTTTCGCTCAGGACCGCCCCGCCGGCCGAGGCCGAGGCCCCCGAGACCAGACCGGCCGCCCGGAGGAGGGCGGGCATGGTCAATGGCCGGGGGCTCGTCAACGCCCGCGGGAGGGCCAACGGCCTCGTCAATGGTCGGGGGCTGGTCAACGCGAGGGGCAGGACAAACGGCCTTGTCAATGGCCGTGGATTGGTCAATGCGCGCGGAGCGACGAACGGCCTCGTCAACGGCCGCAGGAGGGGGCTGGTCAACGGCGCGAGCCTCGTCAACGGCCGGAGGCGGAGGGGTCTGGTAAACGGTGGCGGCCTGATAAACGGTGAGGGTGTTATCAACGGCCGGGGGCTGGTCAACGGCAAGGGCCTGATAAACGGCCGCGGTCTGACCAACGGAAGGCAGCTCGTTGCGGCGGAGACCGTGCCCAGCCGCCCCAGGCCGCGGAAGAGGCTGATGATGGCCGCTCTCGCGGTCGCCATCGCCCTCCTGATAATCATCCCGATATTTTATATAGTGCAGGTGGAGAAGGGCATAGCGATAGACGGCATCTTCGCCGACTGGAGCGGCGTGAGCAACAAGTACAACGACGGCGGCGCCTCGCCCGTGCCATCGACGGACAACAATGTCGACATCGACATGTTCGGAGCGAGCGCGAGCGATACCGACCTATCCTTCTATCTGAAGGTCGCGGGACAGGTGCTGAAGGGCGCGGGCAACGGGGTTGATACACTTACTATTTTCATAGACAAAGACCACGACGGTAACGGCTATCTGGTCAATAGCCCCGGAGGGGTCATCCACGCTGACCTGAAGCTCGAGGTCTTCGGCTGGGACGGACTCGTCAAGTCCGCCTCATATTCGAAATTCGAGGGAGCCAACCCGAACGACTACTCCGGCTGGAAGAGCCTCGGGGCGGCGAGGGCAGCGGTCTCCGGGAGCGAGCTCGAGGCGCAGGTCTGGTTCAGGGATACGGGTATGTCCCGGAACTCCGAGGTCAGCATCCTGTTCTACCTGCGCGACTCGAACGGCGAGGAGGACTACTCCGACTTTACGATAGGAATGAGCACCGGCGTCCTTAGCGTCAGGCAGAGGGAGCCGAGCCTTGGGGGTGGAGGAGGGAGCCTTGTTCTCGACCTGACCGCGCACGCCCGTACAATCAATGTGACATCGATAACGGTCACGCGTTTCGGGAGCGGGGGAGGGGGGATGCTCCAGCTCAGCGGGCCCGGAGGGCTTGAGAGGACGGCCTCATTCGCGGGCACGGGGAGCCTGACAGGCTTCGTCCTGACGGTCGAGAGAGACCGGACGGTCTCGGTCACGCTCTACGCGAGCGGTATGAGCGGCGTATTTGGAATGGGCCTGGCATCGCCCACGGCGGTCACGGCCAGCACGAACGGCCGCACCGTCCACGTGTCGGTCTCGGGCTACTCAACGGCGCTCGTCAATCTCGCCGGTGGTGTGCCCGGAGGAATTATCATAGACGGGGCCTTCGAGGACTGGGACGCCACCCGCGGGAGCGCCGGGTACCGCTCCCGGCTGGACAGGAGCGACGATGTACAGCAGTCCGGGAGGGTCGGGACGCCGGGGCTCATTGACAGGGGCGGGCTGGCCTATTACCCAAACGACAACATCAACCTGCAGGAGGTGGCCGAGTACGACTCCGGAGGCGGGCCCCTCTATTTCTATGCCAGAGTCGCCGGGAAGGCGATGGCGGGCCAGCCGGTTCCGGCGACGAGGCGCGGGACGCCGGGGCCCTCCGGACCTCCATCTCCACCGAAGGAGCTGAAGCTCGTGGGCTCGGACGCTTTTTACGTTCTGATAGATGACGATGGCAACAAAAACACCGGCTACCCGCTCTACACGGAGGACGGGGACCTCCTGATCGGAGCGAGGTACTGCGCCGTGGCGATAGGGAAGAACGGAGTGGTGCTAGAGGTCAGGACCTTCGTGTACGACGGCGGCTGGCGCGAGGGGGGCTTCTCAGCCACCGCGGCCTCGGGGGGGAAGAGGATAGAGCTCTCCGCGTCGGGCATCGCGGCCCTCGTGGCCCACAGGACCATCATAATAGCGGAGGACTGGACCTGCAACGCCGACCGGAGCGACGCGCCGCTCGTCGGCGCCGGGAGGAGCGGGGGAGAGCCGACGCTCATAGTCAACGAGGTGGATATTGCGAAGCACGTGATAAGAATCGGCTCCTCGAACAACCCGCTCTTCAGAATCGAGCTGGAGGCGCTCAACGGAGAGGTCGAGGTCAGCGGAATCGAGCTCCAGAGGGACGGAACCGCCCCGGATGAGGATATCTGCCTCGTTCGCCTGATGCAGGACGCCGACGGCGACTGGGAGCTGACGGTGGGAGACCGGGAGCTCGCGGCGACGGTATTTGTCAATGGAAGCGCTAACTTCACCCTCGCGCCGCCCGTCGTCGTCAGGCCGGGGGAGATTGTGGTCCTAATCGTGGCGATTGACGTTAGGGAGGGGGCGGGGGAGTATGGTAGATTTGGGGCGGGGATAAAGAGGGTGGAGAGCAGCGGAGTCGAAGTGGATACTATTATCGAGAGCGAGACGAGAGATGTCGTATTTGTCAAAACGAATGGAAGATGGCAATCACTGACAGCATGTGTAATTAATGAGATAAAAAAGAAAAGTAGTGGTTACGAAGTTGAATGGATTGAAATTCTTAATAAATCAGGAAATAAGATTTCAGATTGGAAAATTTCAGAATCTCTCGGATCATGGAGCATATCTATTACTTTAGAAAATGGAGAATGTAAATATTATGCAATCGGCGAAGATATTGTATATTGGAAAAAAGATTCTACTTACAATACAATTTATTTGTATGATAATAATAATAATTTGAAAGATTCAAAAACTCTTTCTGAATTAACAGAAGGTGCCTATTCAATGGCTCGTTATAGAGATGCAGATGAAAATCCCACGGATGAATGGTATGATGAGAATGAGCCTACACCTGGAAATAAAAATGATTTAATCCCCGAGTTCCAAGATATTATCTATCCACTCGCCGGCCTTATTGCTGTAATCGTCGTAATCCGCGCCGCAGGCCGGGGGCGCACCGGGGGTATGAGGCGCATGAAGAGTGGAGCGGAGAAGACGATCCGCGCGCGGAGGCGGACCAGCGAGCTCTAAACCTATCATCCTTTCCCGTTTTCATAGTGGCGCCTCTTCAGCGCCTCCATAAGTGCCTCACGGCGCCATCTGCTCCTCAATCCAGACGATAACTTCCTTCGCGTCCTCCATGAGGGCCTCAGCCTTTTCCTTTGTGTAGAGCTCATAGGGCGGCTCGCCGGAGGCGTCGGGGTATCTGGACAGCGTGTAGTGCGGCGTCAGCTCGCGAAGGCGCGTGTCGTGCTCGGGAGGAACGCTGGCGATGTGGCCGAGCCTTATCAGCGAGTGCTTCTCCTCCGGGGGCTCGAGGTTCTTGTGCATCAGGAGCGCCCGGAGCATCTTCTCGACCGATTGATGGCAGAGCCACGCCACGAGATAGAAGTCGCCGGCGGCGAGGGCCCTCTCGGCGCTCTCCATCTCTCGCTTCGCCTGCTTCACCCATATCAGGACGCGATCCTTCACCGCCCAGACCCGGACTATCTAGATGCTTAGGGGTAAATGAAGTTATCTGGGAACAGCCCGGAGCGTCTGGAGGCAAGTCGCTGGAGTAGGAAGCAAGGAGGCAACGGTCTCTATCCATCCGGAATAATCGAAAAGGGGGATGAGTTGGGAGAAGTTTCGGAGTTCGCCGGAGGCGGTCGATGGAGCCTCCGGCAGCGGTGGCAAAATGGAAAAATGAACGATAATAATATATATAATAAATCGAATGGTTATACCGAAGGGAGCCTTGTGACGAATACGCGAGCGGTGGTGTGTGCTGTCCTCCTCGCCCTTGTCCTGCCCTGCGCCCTGCCAATCGCGCCTGAGGCCT from Thermoplasmata archaeon includes:
- a CDS encoding HEPN domain-containing protein; translated protein: MKDRVLIWVKQAKREMESAERALAAGDFYLVAWLCHQSVEKMLRALLMHKNLEPPEEKHSLIRLGHIASVPPEHDTRLRELTPHYTLSRYPDASGEPPYELYTKEKAEALMEDAKEVIVWIEEQMAP
- a CDS encoding tetratricopeptide repeat protein, translated to MAEIKGSRESSARDAIVEEMERRLSIGRPTRLGEVSRSVLEAIVTVSIIPAIAIICAKLPMLQDLWYGHFEIFNTMLLVLLLAVAGAGAFVLLSNTKQLSSKWWTRSLALAAGGGLIIGLSLLPSAGFTYLNAVPWWAPAILLIGAAVVWVANSLIKERLGFYSIWFTGLIFLTIVPLEEALLKGVSGTYRYGSYEGARMNIILVGLIFLFFGVLLYVRERRMIKRIDTELARGDELAKAGRYDEALKSYDRAIRAAHLLAPPSHVGEGKKAPVDGYETPWHAKGFAFMKMGRYSEAVPYLDLALDANPENEAVWINRGNALSRLKQFDSAIQSYTVALKLNPKSEAAYNNLGWALYAKDDVEGAIRCYDAAIALKPDYSQALYNKGLALLRANRLDEAVSTLDKALAVKEAPLSPAQQLAAKHAKGNALYRMQKLPEAVQVFDEVLSQVPDVSVFLLKGNALMLQRKYSEALTQYENALRYDPRNGSAWNNRGNALLNMDKKEEAIYCFDQAIKFDPQNAEPWNNKGIALSRLNRLPEALKCFEKALELDPRHLDAMLNKGNTLSKLGKHTEAIKCFDQLLAHDPNNVIALNNKANALARMGKTEEALQAYDRATALAPNFELAQVNKGNTLMAVERYEEAKRCFEKALELNPKNAHAWFSRGSILQKLKASPEEALKNIDAALSLDPKHVEAWNTRGDILLEAKRFDEAIQCYDTVLKLQPDNVSAWYHRGSALSQKGNHAEAIAALDKATDLDEDYIDAWNLKGHIWHTLGEMEKAIFNFDKVTELDPGHVEAWDNKGVAYYSMGRIHDAIKCFEKCVAIDPRYEKGWYNMASAYSSQGKVEEALKCYEKAIEIKPDYGKAWNNMGNLLYSIDRLDEALRCFDRALTIDSTYEKAWNNKGNILLTKGQTEEALACFNRALELDPKYVKAWNNKGSALFNLGRVEESLECFREALKLKKDYDKAWYNAGAALHKMGKSEEAIACFDKAIELRPKYDEAWYNKGAALFKLGRVKEAVECFEETLKLNPRFDEAWYNLGNAKYYLGSTLEALKALDRALEINPEYQEAIRIRTECLETLEKAGRMYEYWREKGNILAEAGKDTEALTCYNKALDLKKDDDRTWFFKGKLQAKMGRHEQAVQSFDKVLAIKPDDREAWYGKAESLVASGRVAEAIICYDKVIELDPQNEQAWLNKGMALIKLGRIEDGMQCFQKMIELTPEDHLGWHYMGLGLAATGRKADAVTYFSRALDLNPSALDTWFQKGLALRDLGKTDEAIAALNKVVELKPEHSEGWTALGELLMKAEKWEGASKAFEKAITANEMNPRAWFGKGMVQLNHGNAQAASEALQRALELKPDFGEAWSGMGMAYLKSGNAGSALECFEKAVKLAPGYAEGWSGYGSALFALGRLDEAIKAFDTAISINPNFEKAWANKATALVKAGKAPMALIALDKATEIKPDYEKAWADKGNVLLSLGRTEDALAAFNRALTLNPRSDKTWLAVGQALQTMGKHKEAVAALDKAIGIKPESERAWLEKGNALQAMGNHDAAIQAYNRALELKPDNAKAWLGRGLAYADLTEYGDALKSLEKALELKPEDDRVWMERGKVLMAMERYDEAATSLAKAIELNRANAQAWFLSATLLAKQGMAEDAIAALNQALEADPAHADALLEKAKLAMQLRRGDEALKALYRFVEVRKESAEGWLLLGAALYENGQREEALGALDRVVQLDTSHARAWALRGKILQELERSEEALKSFERAAELEPDMEEAWLGMADIQTRAGKAEEAVRTLKKALDRNPKSERAWLATAVALRKLGRVKDAMKCVERVLKINPRNERAIEMRELLESEEEEAGGAGPEAAPTVPEPAPTTSKEGRERSGPAAPEPSGPVAAGEAQRREGTGASSPSAGPGAVQAAPGPRGADVRDDFESIETVEME